The Williamsia sp. DF01-3 genome has a window encoding:
- a CDS encoding nitroreductase family deazaflavin-dependent oxidoreductase: MPQQEAPKALNSKAVSTIVKLGSRANTKIYKLTGGRIGSKWRVGAGFKEPAPVILLTAMGRKSGKPRTVPLLYLRDGANVVVVASQGGMASNPAWYHNVKANPDVSVQEGRKTVAMRAREADDQERARLWPKLVEVYADFDNYAAWTERKIPVIICEPR; this comes from the coding sequence GTGCCACAACAAGAAGCCCCAAAAGCGCTCAACAGCAAGGCCGTCAGCACCATCGTCAAACTCGGGTCGCGGGCGAACACCAAGATCTACAAGTTGACCGGTGGACGTATCGGGTCGAAGTGGCGGGTGGGCGCCGGGTTCAAGGAACCTGCGCCGGTCATCTTGCTGACCGCGATGGGCCGCAAATCGGGCAAACCGCGCACGGTGCCGCTTCTCTATCTGCGCGACGGCGCCAACGTGGTGGTCGTGGCCTCGCAAGGTGGGATGGCGTCGAACCCGGCCTGGTACCACAACGTCAAGGCCAATCCCGACGTCAGCGTTCAGGAGGGTCGCAAGACGGTCGCCATGCGAGCGCGTGAGGCAGACGACCAGGAACGGGCGCGTCTGTGGCCCAAACTCGTCGAGGTGTACGCCGACTTCGACAACTATGCGGCCTGGACCGAACGCAAGATCCCGGTGATCATCTGCGAACCACGGTGA
- a CDS encoding nuclear transport factor 2 family protein, translating to MSSDADLIAGAKAYVDALASHDPSAVPFHPDCVRIEMGVKTGRSGDHLRRSLSRGPQYKVIHAISEFQARVEGRTVHVTFYVNVQPKPLGLRSKVIESFEFDESGQIKKIVAKFGVPHR from the coding sequence ATGAGCTCCGACGCCGACCTGATCGCCGGAGCGAAAGCCTATGTGGACGCACTGGCAAGCCATGACCCGTCCGCCGTACCGTTTCACCCCGACTGCGTTCGTATCGAGATGGGTGTGAAAACGGGGCGCAGCGGTGATCATCTGCGCCGCAGCCTGAGTCGAGGACCGCAGTACAAGGTCATCCACGCGATCAGCGAGTTCCAGGCTCGGGTGGAAGGCCGGACCGTGCACGTCACGTTCTACGTGAACGTCCAGCCCAAACCGCTCGGCCTGCGCTCCAAGGTCATCGAGAGCTTCGAGTTCGACGAGTCCGGACAGATCAAGAAGATAGTTGCCAAGTTCGGCGTCCCGCACCGCTGA
- a CDS encoding nitronate monooxygenase family protein, producing the protein MNAPAPGLATRFTELVGIKYPIVQTGMGWVSGPSLTSATSNAGGLGILASATMTYEELETAVAKTKSLTDKPFGVNIRADATDAPERIDLLIREKVKVASFALAPKPDLIAKLKDNGVVVIPSIGAAKHAVKVASWGADAVIVQGGEGGGHTGPVATTLLLPSVLDALGPNGIPVVAAGGFFDGRGLVAALSYGAEGVAMGTRFLLTSDSAVPDAVKKEYLARGLSDTVVSKKVDGMPHRVLRTELVDKLESGSAPTALAAAAKNANKFKQMTGMKWSVMLKDGRTMRKSGERTWQQIIMAGNTPMLLRAGLVEGNTEAGVLASGQVVGMIDDLPSCDELVQSIMLSAWTNLERLGKFTPGV; encoded by the coding sequence GTGAACGCGCCTGCGCCCGGGCTTGCCACGAGGTTCACCGAACTGGTCGGGATCAAGTACCCGATCGTGCAGACCGGGATGGGCTGGGTGTCGGGGCCGTCGTTGACGTCGGCGACCTCAAACGCCGGCGGTTTGGGCATCCTGGCATCGGCGACGATGACGTACGAGGAACTCGAAACCGCTGTCGCGAAGACCAAATCGTTGACCGACAAGCCTTTTGGCGTCAACATCCGCGCCGACGCCACCGACGCGCCGGAGCGGATCGACCTGCTGATCCGCGAGAAGGTGAAGGTTGCGTCGTTCGCGTTGGCGCCCAAGCCTGATCTCATCGCCAAGCTCAAAGACAACGGTGTTGTGGTCATCCCGTCCATCGGTGCGGCCAAGCATGCGGTGAAGGTGGCGTCCTGGGGTGCCGATGCGGTCATCGTGCAAGGTGGTGAAGGTGGCGGACACACCGGACCCGTGGCCACGACCCTTCTGCTCCCCAGCGTGCTCGATGCTCTGGGCCCGAATGGTATTCCGGTGGTCGCAGCGGGTGGTTTCTTCGACGGTCGCGGACTTGTCGCCGCCCTGTCGTATGGCGCCGAGGGTGTCGCCATGGGCACCCGCTTCCTCCTGACCTCCGATTCCGCTGTGCCGGATGCGGTGAAGAAGGAGTACCTGGCCCGCGGGCTCAGCGACACCGTGGTGTCGAAAAAGGTCGACGGGATGCCGCACCGGGTTCTGCGGACCGAGTTGGTCGACAAGCTCGAATCGGGCAGCGCTCCCACCGCCCTCGCGGCCGCAGCCAAAAACGCCAACAAGTTCAAGCAGATGACCGGCATGAAGTGGTCGGTGATGCTCAAAGACGGGCGCACCATGCGTAAGTCGGGCGAACGCACCTGGCAGCAGATCATCATGGCCGGCAACACCCCGATGTTGTTGCGGGCCGGACTCGTCGAGGGCAACACCGAAGCCGGTGTGCTGGCGTCGGGTCAGGTGGTCGGAATGATCGATGACCTCCCCAGCTGCGACGAGTTGGTTCAGTCGATCATGTTGTCGGCGTGGACCAATCTCGAACGTCTGGGGAAGTTCACTCCGGGAGTCTGA
- a CDS encoding metallophosphoesterase, whose product MTNTPSSPNNGIRRRTFLAGSAAAAGAGLVLSGPARAGGLPSGRPGFPQTGSSVRVLITGDAGTGEAPQYAVTKAARALHAQNPFGLAIGLGDNIYESGPNGPDDKQFEEKFEKPNTGLDFPWVMALGNHDTTAVFPGDGGWLLRGDAEVAYHSRSSRWYMPRRYYSVAVPEQAPVVEFFVLDLNPIAAYIPPFLAPYWEPNGTYMTAQRKWLREAVAASTATWKIACTHHPYINNGPHGSAGGYDGIPIPPINGVLVKEFFEQEIAGRFHFFMSGHDHSLQVFDPTIASKGTRQLVSGAAAKTVEDRSSKEHPALYENFRDRGFMTMDITASGVDLRVFTVDLATRTPTQVFTKSYSG is encoded by the coding sequence ATGACCAACACCCCGTCCTCGCCGAACAACGGCATCCGCCGGCGTACATTTCTCGCCGGATCGGCCGCCGCCGCAGGCGCAGGCCTGGTCCTGTCCGGACCTGCGCGAGCTGGTGGCCTCCCGTCGGGTCGGCCGGGTTTTCCCCAGACCGGTTCGTCGGTGCGGGTGCTGATCACCGGCGATGCCGGTACCGGCGAAGCCCCGCAGTACGCGGTCACCAAGGCCGCTCGCGCGCTGCACGCGCAGAATCCGTTCGGACTGGCAATCGGACTGGGCGACAACATCTACGAGTCGGGCCCCAACGGTCCCGACGACAAACAGTTCGAGGAGAAGTTCGAGAAGCCGAACACCGGCCTCGACTTCCCATGGGTGATGGCGTTGGGCAACCACGACACCACCGCGGTCTTCCCTGGTGACGGTGGCTGGCTGCTGCGCGGTGATGCGGAGGTCGCGTACCACTCGCGGTCGAGCCGCTGGTACATGCCGCGACGCTACTACTCGGTGGCCGTTCCCGAGCAGGCGCCGGTCGTCGAGTTCTTTGTTCTCGACCTCAATCCGATCGCCGCCTACATCCCACCGTTCTTGGCGCCCTACTGGGAACCGAACGGCACCTACATGACGGCGCAACGCAAGTGGCTCCGCGAGGCTGTCGCGGCATCGACGGCCACGTGGAAGATCGCGTGCACCCACCACCCGTACATCAACAACGGGCCGCACGGCAGTGCCGGTGGATACGACGGGATCCCCATACCTCCCATCAACGGCGTGCTGGTCAAGGAGTTCTTCGAGCAGGAGATCGCCGGGCGCTTCCACTTCTTCATGTCCGGTCACGACCATTCGTTGCAGGTCTTCGACCCCACCATCGCCTCCAAGGGAACACGTCAGCTGGTGTCGGGTGCGGCGGCCAAGACGGTCGAAGACCGCTCGTCCAAAGAGCATCCGGCGCTGTACGAGAACTTCCGTGACCGCGGATTCATGACGATGGACATCACGGCCTCGGGTGTGGATCTGCGGGTGTTCACGGTGGACCTGGCCACGAGAACTCCCACTCAGGTGTTCACGAAGTCGTACTCCGGCTGA
- the echA20 gene encoding (7aS)-7a-methyl-1,5-dioxo-2,3,5,6,7,7a-hexahydro-1H-indene-carboxyl-CoA hydrolase, producing MPINTTTVEPGIVTVTVDFPPVNALPSAAWFELGEAITAAGRDRATHVVILRAEGRGFNAGVDIKEMQATEGYDALIAANRGCAVAFAAVYDCEVPVIVAVNGFCVGGGIGLVGNADVIVASDDAVFGLPEVDRGALGAATHLARLVPQHTMRTLYFTAQNVTAQQLEHFGSVQRVVPRAELDEAALEIARKIAAKDTRVIRAAKEAINGIDPVDVKTSYRLEQGFTFELNLAGVADEHRDAFVETGKPKSATSKGA from the coding sequence ATGCCCATCAACACCACCACGGTCGAACCGGGGATAGTCACGGTCACAGTCGACTTTCCCCCGGTCAACGCCTTGCCATCGGCGGCCTGGTTTGAACTCGGCGAGGCCATCACGGCCGCGGGCCGAGACCGCGCCACCCATGTGGTGATCCTGCGGGCCGAGGGTCGCGGCTTCAACGCCGGAGTCGACATCAAGGAGATGCAGGCCACCGAGGGATACGACGCCCTCATCGCCGCCAACCGGGGATGTGCGGTCGCCTTCGCCGCGGTCTACGACTGCGAGGTGCCGGTCATCGTCGCGGTCAACGGCTTCTGCGTCGGCGGCGGCATCGGCCTGGTCGGCAATGCCGACGTGATCGTCGCCTCGGATGACGCCGTGTTCGGACTTCCCGAGGTCGACCGCGGTGCGCTCGGCGCAGCCACCCATCTCGCGCGCCTCGTCCCGCAGCACACCATGCGAACCCTGTACTTCACGGCGCAGAACGTCACCGCTCAACAACTCGAGCACTTCGGCTCGGTGCAGCGGGTGGTGCCGCGTGCCGAGCTCGACGAAGCCGCACTGGAGATCGCCCGCAAGATCGCCGCGAAGGACACCCGCGTGATCCGCGCGGCGAAGGAAGCGATCAACGGCATCGACCCGGTCGATGTGAAGACGAGTTACCGCCTGGAACAGGGATTCACGTTCGAGCTGAACCTCGCCGGTGTCGCCGACGAGCACCGCGATGCCTTCGTGGAGACCGGAAAGCCCAAAAGCGCAACGAGTAAAGGGGCCTGA
- a CDS encoding alkaline phosphatase, with protein MSAIPESSRASAPASSADHLISGPPVSGPSRRTFLGGAAIGAVGVLGTVYAGSAAADGTKAPSGNVFRHGVASGDPLPDRVILWTRVTPTPDAVPGSGKGASTTVRWEVATSPDFGSVVSSGVTTTGPEQDLTVKVDAGGLTPNTNYHFRFHVTSGPAAGSTSPVGQTKTAPATAADVAKVRFGVVSCSNWEAGYFSAYRHLAAQPGLDAIVHLGDYIYEYGTAEFGGGTGVVRPHDPLHEIVSLADYRTRHGQYKSDPDLQAAHLNLPWICTWDDHESANDAYAGGAENHDASEGDWPARKAASEQAYFEWMPVRPEVDAGGRHLYRRLRYGNLLEISMLDLRTYRTEQQSMLSNKVDSTSASITGSAQMSWLTNGVVSSPTRWKIVGNPVMISPILIPPLEPATTAALTDLLGVPKGGIPLNSDAWDGYTADRDRLHKALRDNNVENTVFITGDIHMSFACDVPVDAANYPGAGTVGTELVVTSVTSNNIDDIVGAPEYTVGAAAAVAMTNINRHIRWVDTDAHGYAVLTVTPAATQMDWFFVNNRADPRSGQRYGQSWRVPSGTQRVQPSGSPAQ; from the coding sequence ATGTCTGCGATTCCAGAGTCTTCACGCGCCAGTGCCCCCGCCTCATCGGCTGACCACCTGATCTCAGGTCCACCCGTCAGCGGCCCCTCCCGACGAACATTCCTGGGCGGAGCCGCGATCGGCGCGGTCGGCGTCCTGGGCACGGTCTATGCGGGCAGTGCAGCAGCCGACGGAACGAAGGCCCCGAGCGGCAACGTCTTTCGTCACGGTGTGGCGTCCGGCGATCCACTGCCCGACCGGGTGATCCTCTGGACCCGCGTCACCCCGACACCTGACGCCGTACCCGGATCGGGCAAGGGGGCTTCCACCACCGTTCGCTGGGAGGTCGCGACCTCACCCGACTTCGGATCCGTGGTCTCGTCCGGCGTCACCACCACCGGCCCCGAGCAAGACCTCACCGTGAAGGTCGATGCCGGCGGTCTGACACCGAACACCAACTACCACTTCCGGTTCCACGTCACCAGTGGGCCGGCCGCCGGTTCGACGTCGCCGGTGGGTCAGACGAAGACCGCTCCCGCCACCGCCGCGGACGTGGCAAAGGTTCGCTTCGGCGTGGTGTCGTGCTCCAACTGGGAAGCCGGTTACTTCAGTGCCTACCGGCACCTCGCGGCTCAGCCAGGGCTCGACGCCATCGTGCACCTGGGCGACTACATCTACGAGTACGGCACCGCAGAATTCGGTGGGGGTACCGGCGTCGTGCGCCCCCACGACCCTCTGCACGAGATCGTGTCGCTGGCCGACTACCGGACCCGGCACGGCCAGTACAAGTCCGATCCTGATCTGCAGGCCGCGCATCTCAACCTGCCGTGGATCTGCACCTGGGACGACCATGAGTCGGCCAACGACGCCTACGCCGGAGGCGCCGAGAACCACGACGCCAGTGAAGGCGACTGGCCCGCGCGCAAGGCCGCCTCCGAGCAGGCCTACTTCGAGTGGATGCCGGTGCGTCCGGAGGTCGACGCCGGTGGTCGCCATCTGTACCGGCGCCTGCGGTACGGCAATCTGCTCGAGATCTCGATGCTGGATCTGCGCACCTACCGCACCGAACAGCAGTCCATGCTGTCCAACAAGGTCGACAGCACCTCGGCGAGCATCACCGGTTCGGCACAGATGTCGTGGCTCACCAACGGCGTGGTGTCCTCCCCCACGCGGTGGAAGATCGTCGGCAACCCGGTGATGATCAGTCCGATCCTGATCCCCCCGCTGGAGCCGGCCACCACGGCAGCGCTGACAGACCTACTCGGCGTGCCGAAGGGTGGCATCCCACTGAACTCCGACGCGTGGGACGGCTACACCGCCGACCGCGATCGTCTGCACAAAGCGTTGCGCGACAACAACGTCGAGAACACCGTGTTCATCACGGGCGACATTCACATGTCGTTTGCCTGCGACGTGCCCGTGGACGCCGCGAACTACCCCGGGGCGGGCACGGTCGGCACCGAACTCGTGGTGACCTCGGTGACGTCGAACAACATCGACGACATCGTCGGCGCACCCGAGTACACGGTGGGAGCGGCCGCAGCCGTGGCGATGACCAACATCAACCGGCACATCCGCTGGGTCGACACCGACGCGCACGGCTACGCAGTCCTGACGGTGACTCCGGCTGCCACACAAATGGATTGGTTCTTCGTGAACAACCGCGCCGACCCGCGGTCCGGGCAGCGCTACGGCCAGTCGTGGCGGGTGCCGAGCGGCACTCAGCGAGTGCAGCCCTCCGGTTCACCAGCCCAGTAG
- a CDS encoding CoA transferase subunit A yields MATDKTSSLDDIVGEIESGMTIGIGGWGSRRKPMALVRALARSNVKDLTVVTYGGPDLGLLCAAGKVTKAYYGFVSLDSPPFYDPWFAHARTTGAITVREMDEGMVKCGLEAAASRLPFLPIRAGLGSDVLKFWEGELETVTSPYPDADGRSETLVAMPALKLDAAFVHLDIADKHGNAAYTGVDPYFDDLYCGAAKRRYLETDKLVSTEELVAAVPVQRLLLNRLNVDRVVHTPNGAHFTFAGDYKRDEAFQRFYAESAKDPASWQEFSDRFLAVDEEQYQKEVEAWNAERKAAQ; encoded by the coding sequence GTGGCAACCGACAAGACCAGCAGTCTCGACGACATCGTCGGCGAGATCGAGAGCGGCATGACCATCGGGATCGGTGGCTGGGGTTCGCGCCGCAAGCCGATGGCACTCGTGCGGGCCCTGGCCCGATCGAACGTCAAGGACCTCACCGTGGTCACCTACGGCGGCCCCGACCTCGGGTTGCTCTGCGCCGCAGGCAAAGTGACCAAGGCATACTACGGCTTCGTCTCGCTCGACTCGCCGCCGTTCTACGACCCCTGGTTCGCCCACGCCCGTACCACCGGCGCCATCACCGTGCGTGAGATGGATGAGGGCATGGTGAAGTGCGGACTCGAAGCCGCCGCATCGCGCCTTCCGTTCCTGCCCATCCGCGCCGGACTCGGGTCGGACGTGCTGAAGTTCTGGGAAGGTGAACTCGAAACGGTCACCTCGCCGTACCCCGACGCCGACGGACGCAGCGAGACCCTTGTCGCGATGCCGGCCCTGAAACTGGATGCGGCGTTTGTGCATCTCGACATCGCCGACAAGCACGGCAATGCCGCCTACACCGGCGTCGACCCCTACTTCGACGACCTGTACTGCGGTGCCGCCAAGCGCCGCTACCTCGAGACCGACAAGCTGGTGAGCACCGAGGAGCTGGTGGCTGCCGTTCCCGTGCAACGACTTCTGCTCAACCGGCTGAATGTCGACCGCGTGGTGCACACCCCTAACGGCGCGCACTTCACCTTCGCCGGCGACTACAAACGCGACGAGGCGTTCCAGCGTTTCTACGCCGAGTCCGCCAAAGACCCTGCCAGTTGGCAAGAGTTCTCCGACCGATTCCTCGCCGTCGACGAAGAGCAGTACCAAAAAGAGGTCGAGGCATGGAACGCCGAACGAAAGGCCGCACAGTGA
- a CDS encoding SDR family oxidoreductase — protein sequence MDLELSGRVVLVTGGVRGVGAGISSVLTGLGATVIACARRPADDPDSTPSTEFVSCDIRDAEAVAAMLDDIVSRHGALDAVVNNAGGSPFALAADASPRFHSKIVELNLLAPLVVAQAAHRIMLGQERGGSIVNVSSLSGHRPSPGTAAYGAAKAGLDSLTGSLAVEWAPRVRVNSVVVGAVQTELAELHYGDEEGIAAVGRTIPMGRMALPADVGNAVAFLISPLAEYVTGSTVAVHGGGERLAFLDAATADNSVHAPTS from the coding sequence ATGGACCTGGAGCTGTCCGGGCGGGTTGTGCTGGTCACCGGTGGTGTCCGGGGAGTGGGTGCAGGCATCAGCTCGGTCCTCACCGGGCTGGGTGCCACGGTGATCGCGTGCGCGAGGCGACCTGCCGACGACCCCGATTCCACCCCGTCTACCGAGTTCGTGAGCTGCGACATCCGGGACGCCGAGGCGGTGGCCGCGATGCTCGACGACATCGTCTCCCGGCACGGCGCACTCGATGCCGTGGTCAACAACGCCGGCGGGTCACCCTTCGCCCTTGCGGCCGACGCATCCCCGCGTTTCCACTCGAAGATCGTCGAGCTGAATCTGCTCGCGCCACTTGTTGTCGCGCAGGCGGCTCACCGGATCATGCTCGGTCAGGAACGCGGCGGGTCGATCGTCAACGTCTCGAGTCTCAGTGGACACCGCCCGTCACCGGGCACCGCGGCGTACGGCGCGGCCAAGGCCGGACTCGATTCGCTGACCGGTTCGCTCGCCGTGGAATGGGCGCCGCGGGTACGGGTGAACTCGGTTGTGGTGGGCGCTGTCCAGACCGAACTGGCGGAGCTGCATTACGGAGACGAGGAAGGTATCGCCGCGGTGGGACGCACAATTCCCATGGGACGCATGGCGTTACCCGCCGATGTGGGTAACGCGGTGGCATTCCTCATCTCCCCGCTGGCCGAGTACGTGACCGGGTCGACGGTGGCCGTGCACGGTGGCGGCGAAAGACTGGCTTTCCTGGACGCCGCGACCGCGGACAACTCTGTTCACGCGCCAACGTCCTGA
- a CDS encoding GNAT family N-acetyltransferase — MTDPDRAATRRDITAALEAAFERRHEVLDAIVEAEDRSAAVSAIANLLSVPTIGAEAVLGMSFDRLTVSARRANAAELEDLNSKLTFTQTERPAATAETLTLRPFDDSDADLFAARTSDVGAAGDGSGTPASGIDDEIAAARSRMKAEEAVWLVAVEGDDKVGIVFGELSGGEVDVRIWIAPEHRKRGFGTAALRRSRSELAAYFPGVPMVVRAPSS; from the coding sequence ATGACTGATCCAGACCGTGCCGCCACCCGCCGTGACATCACCGCTGCCCTCGAGGCCGCCTTCGAACGCCGCCACGAAGTGCTCGATGCCATCGTGGAGGCCGAAGACCGGTCCGCGGCCGTCTCCGCCATCGCAAACCTCCTCTCCGTGCCCACCATCGGTGCCGAAGCAGTGCTGGGGATGTCGTTCGACCGCCTGACCGTGTCGGCACGGCGGGCCAACGCTGCCGAGCTCGAAGATCTGAACAGCAAGCTCACGTTCACGCAGACCGAACGGCCCGCGGCCACCGCAGAAACGTTGACGCTGCGGCCTTTTGATGACAGCGATGCTGACCTCTTCGCCGCACGCACCTCCGATGTCGGGGCGGCGGGCGACGGAAGCGGCACTCCCGCATCGGGCATCGACGACGAGATCGCCGCCGCCCGCAGTCGCATGAAGGCAGAAGAGGCCGTGTGGCTCGTGGCCGTCGAAGGCGACGACAAGGTGGGCATCGTGTTCGGTGAGCTGTCGGGCGGCGAGGTGGATGTCCGGATCTGGATCGCACCCGAGCACCGCAAGCGCGGATTCGGCACGGCAGCCCTGCGTCGTTCACGCTCCGAGCTGGCCGCGTACTTCCCCGGCGTCCCCATGGTCGTCCGGGCTCCCAGCTCCTAG
- a CDS encoding CoA-transferase encodes MTSPASSTESTVTRAEICVIACAEIFSGAGETMASPMATTPLIGARLARLTSEPDLLITDGEALIFADTPAVGASGPIEGWMPFRKVFDVVASGRRHVVMGANQIDRYGNQNLSAFGPLQQPTRQMFGVRGAPGNTINHPTSYWVAKHSARVFGGVVDVVSGVGYDKVDPANPAYRFLDIHRVVTNLGVFDFNGPDHTMRALSLHPGVSADEVAENTGFEIAGLAEAGVTRTPSDEELRLIREVLDPKGLREKEVKPVEAGDAAKRSSTGSAAK; translated from the coding sequence GTGACATCACCCGCGAGTTCCACCGAATCGACCGTCACCCGGGCCGAGATCTGCGTGATCGCCTGTGCCGAGATCTTTTCCGGCGCCGGCGAGACCATGGCCTCCCCCATGGCCACCACCCCGCTCATCGGCGCCCGCCTCGCCCGTCTGACGAGCGAACCCGACCTGCTCATCACCGACGGCGAGGCGCTGATCTTTGCCGACACCCCCGCTGTGGGTGCCAGCGGCCCGATCGAGGGCTGGATGCCGTTCCGCAAGGTCTTCGACGTGGTCGCGTCAGGTCGCCGCCATGTTGTGATGGGCGCCAACCAGATCGACCGCTACGGCAATCAGAACTTGTCGGCGTTCGGTCCACTGCAGCAGCCCACCCGTCAGATGTTCGGTGTACGCGGGGCGCCCGGGAACACCATCAACCATCCGACGAGCTACTGGGTCGCCAAGCATTCGGCCAGAGTGTTCGGCGGAGTTGTCGACGTGGTGTCGGGTGTCGGGTACGACAAGGTCGACCCGGCCAACCCGGCATACCGATTCCTCGACATCCATCGCGTGGTCACCAACCTCGGGGTCTTCGACTTCAACGGTCCCGACCACACGATGCGTGCGTTGAGCCTGCATCCCGGGGTGAGTGCCGATGAGGTGGCCGAGAACACCGGCTTCGAGATCGCGGGTCTCGCCGAGGCCGGCGTCACCCGCACCCCGTCCGACGAGGAATTGCGTCTGATCCGCGAGGTCCTCGACCCGAAGGGGCTGCGGGAGAAGGAAGTCAAGCCTGTGGAGGCAGGAGACGCAGCGAAGCGGAGCTCGACCGGATCGGCCGCGAAGTGA
- a CDS encoding SDR family oxidoreductase, translated as MSGIVAGRVVIVTGAGRGIGREHALAYAREGAKVVVNDIGAGLDGSTTGESPAEQVVAEIKSSGGEAVVNGDDVADWAGAQNLVNTAIETFGALDILVNNAGFLRDKMLVSMSEEDWDNVIRVHLKGHFAMLRHAAAYWRAESKAGNPRAARVINTSSGAGLYGSVGQGNYAAAKAAIAELTIQAAAEMKAYGVTVNAIAPSARTRMTTSAGDAMAAQMAPPEDGSFDTMDPANVSPLVVWLGSEEAGSVSGRVFEVEGGTVSVTDGWQRSIKRDKGARWDPAELGPVVSDILAEAPTPMPVYGAR; from the coding sequence ATGAGTGGAATCGTGGCCGGCCGAGTGGTCATCGTGACCGGTGCCGGACGGGGGATCGGTCGCGAACACGCGCTCGCCTATGCGCGCGAAGGCGCGAAGGTCGTGGTGAACGACATCGGCGCGGGGCTCGACGGGTCGACCACCGGCGAGAGCCCGGCCGAACAGGTTGTCGCAGAGATCAAGTCGTCGGGTGGCGAGGCAGTTGTCAACGGTGACGACGTGGCCGACTGGGCCGGCGCGCAGAACCTGGTGAACACGGCCATCGAAACCTTCGGGGCACTGGACATCCTGGTCAACAACGCCGGATTCCTGCGCGACAAGATGCTGGTCTCCATGAGCGAAGAAGACTGGGACAACGTCATCCGGGTGCACCTCAAAGGTCACTTCGCGATGTTGCGTCATGCCGCCGCGTACTGGCGCGCCGAGTCGAAAGCCGGCAATCCGCGGGCCGCTCGTGTGATCAACACGTCGTCGGGCGCCGGTCTGTACGGATCTGTGGGACAGGGGAATTACGCGGCCGCAAAGGCTGCCATCGCCGAACTGACGATCCAGGCCGCCGCGGAGATGAAGGCATACGGCGTGACGGTGAACGCCATCGCACCGTCGGCCCGCACCCGCATGACCACCAGCGCAGGTGACGCGATGGCCGCGCAGATGGCGCCGCCCGAGGACGGCTCCTTCGACACGATGGACCCGGCCAACGTGTCACCACTGGTGGTGTGGCTCGGCTCCGAGGAGGCCGGCAGTGTCAGCGGTCGGGTGTTCGAAGTCGAGGGTGGGACGGTCTCCGTCACCGACGGCTGGCAGCGCAGTATCAAGCGGGACAAGGGCGCTCGATGGGATCCGGCTGAGCTCGGACCGGTTGTCTCCGACATCCTGGCCGAGGCACCGACCCCGATGCCGGTCTACGGTGCCCGATGA